The DNA region GATGGGTTCGATCCGCAAAATCAGCGGTCAGTTGCGTTTCGACGGTCAGGTCAACGCGCGCGGTAATCTGACCTCGGTCACTTATCAGCTACCGGCCGAGCGGACTTCCGACGATGCCTTCACCGCTGCCCGCGAAGCCTTGCAGCAGCAGGGCGCAGAGCTGCTGTTCTGGTGTCAGGCGCGCGATTGTGGAGAAAGCAGTCTGTGGGCCAATGAGGTGTTCGGTAACGCCAAGCTGTATGGCGCGGATGACCGTCAGGCTTATCTGCTGCTGCGTCTGGCAGAACCGCGCAGTGACACCCTGGTAGCGCTCTACAGCATTACCCGTGGCAACCGACGGGCCTATCTGCATGTCGAGCAATTCGAATCCGCCGCGCCGCTGGGCGAACTGCTGCCGACCTCGGCCACGCTGCTGCGCCAACTCAAAAGCACCGGCAGGCTGGAGCTGCCCAGGCTCGGCGGCGATCCGCAGGATGTCTGGGTGACCCTGGTGTCCCGCGCGCTGAATCTGGACAGCAGCTTGCGCGCAACCGTGTCCGGCGCCAGCGCAGGTGCCTGGCTTGACGCGCTGGTCGTCAGGGGCGTTCGCGCGACCCGGCTGGAGACGGGCGTTGCCGAGGGTAAAGGGCTCAAGATCGAGGTCATCCGCTAGTCCGGTGATGGCGAACAGGCGGGTTCGCCATTATGCTCGCTAGCTCTGACCCTTCTTAGTGGATGCCGCATGTTCAACAATGATCGTCTGTTGGTGCAGATTCTGCTGCTGGCGCTGTTTGGTGCCTGTCTCTGGGTGATGGCGCCGTTCTGGTCGGCGCTGGTCTGGGGCGCGGTGCTGGCGTTTGCCAGCTGGCCGCTGATGCGTCTGCTGACGCGCTGGTTCAAGGGCCGTGAGTCGCTGGCTGCGCTGGTGATGTGCCTGTGCTGGATGCTGCTGGTCGCGGCGCCGCTGGTGTGGCTGGGCTTCAATCTCGCCGACCATGTGCGTGACGCAACCGGCCTGATCAAGGACATTCAGGTCGACGGCTTGCCCGATCCACCGCAATGGCTGGCGGGTATTCCGCTGGTGGGCGAGCGACTGGTAGCGCTGTGGACCACCATCGACCAGCAAGGTGCGGCGTTCATGGCGACGCTCAAACCGCATCTGGGGCAGGTCGGTAACTGGTTGCTGGCACGCAGTGCGCAGATTGGCGGCGGCATTCTAGAACTGACCCTGAGCATCGTCTTCGCGTTCTTCTTTTACCGGGACGGGCCGCGTCTGGCAGCGTTCGTGCTCAGCCTGCTCGAACGGCTGATCGGGGATCGTGCCCAGTATTATCTGGATCTGGTCGCCGGTACGGTGCAACGCGTCGTCAACGGCGTCATCGGCACGGCGGCGGCCCAGGCAGTGCTGGCGTTGATCGGCTTCCTGATTGCGGGCATTCCCGGTGCATTGGTGCTGGGTATCCTGACCTTTCTGTTCAGCCTGATCCCGATGGGCCCACCATTGGTCTGGCTGCCGGCCACTGCCTGGCTGGTCTGGCAGGGCGAGTATGGTATGGCGATATTTCTCGGCATCTGGGGCATGTTCGTCATCAGCGGCGTAGACAACGTGCTCAAACCGTATCTGATCAGCCGCGGCGGCAACCTGCCGCTGGTGATTGTGTTGCTGGGCGTGTTCGGGGGGCTGCTGGCATTCGGCTTCATCGGCCTGTTTATCGGTCCGACGCTATTGGCGGTGGCGTACAGCTTGTTGACCGACTGGGTTGGCAGTGAGCGGGCGCGCAACCGCTAATTGCCAAAGTCTCCGCCGCAGCATGACGAGCGGCGGAGGCCCACTGTCACGCAGCCGTGTCCAGGTACTTGCCGACCGGCGTGCTGCTTTGGGTGTCATACTTTTCGCTGAGCGCGGCGATCATCTTGTTCAAGGCCTGAGTGGCGATCTGGCTGGTGTTGCCCTGATCGACAGTGCGGTCACTCTGTTTCAGTGCGGCAGACAACTCCGACGCACTGATACTGTCATTGCTATCACTGTCCAGCGTGCTGAACAGGCTGGCGCTGTCAGTGCTGCCGGAGGTGCTCATCTGCGCAGGCGGCATACCGGCAGGCGGCTGTTGCGGCTGCATGCCCGCGATCAGCTCTTCCAGGCTGACGGTGCCGTCTTCGTCGGTGTCCAGGGCGTCGAACACTTCACTGCTGTTTGCCGTGCTGCCCGCGTTGCTCAGCCCGGTGGTCAGCTCATCGCTGCTGATCGCGCCGTCACCATCGCTGTCCAGCGAACCGAGCAGGTCTTCTGCCTGATCATCGACTGACTGCATGGGCGGTGGAGGCGGTGGCGTCATGGCCGCCAGCTCGTCGGCGTCGAGGCTTTCATCGTCATTGCTGTCAAGATCGCTGAACGCCTGGCTCAGGCTGACCGTGACGCCTTCCTTGCTCCCGGACGACAGAGCGGTACTCAGTTCGTCCTTGCCGATGCTGCCGTCACCGTCGGTGTCCAGCTTCGCCAGCAGCTCTTCCTGGAATTTCTTGCTGGCGGTGCTGCTGGTGCCTGACGTGGCGCTGGTCGAGCTGGTATAGCCCGAAAAACTGCTGCTTATCCCACTGATCATCGGTCTCACTCCCCTGAGATGGATACGCCTGGTCGCGGTGTACCGGCTTTTGCAGCTTCAGGGCATGATTTGTCGCAGTGATGTGCAGCATGTACCGGCTGCGATACAGAACACCCGGTCAGCGTCGCGGCAGATCCAGTATTGCGGTAAGGCCGCCGCCCGGTGTCTGCGCGAGGGTCAGATCACCGCCGATGCGGCGGGCGGCCTCGCGGGCGATGCTCATGCCCATGCCGATACCGCCGGAGTTGCGGTTACGCGAGCTTTCCAGGCGGTAGAACGGTTCGAATACCGTTTCGTGAAACTCAGGCGCGATGCCCGGTCCGTGATCAACCACCGATATGCGCACGCGCTCGGGGCTGTCCTCGATCACGATATGCGCGCTACCGGCGTAGCGCAGCGCGTTGTCGACCAGATTCTGCAGGCATGAGCGCAGCGCCATCGGCTGCGTCTTCAGTGGTTTGCACTGGCCTGCATACTGCACGTCGTCGCCGTTGTCCTGAGCATTCTCGGCCTGTGACTCGATCAGCGCCTGCAAGTCGAACTGCTGCAAGCCTTCGTTCCGCCGATGTTCGTTGAGGTAGGCGAGCGTGGCGTCAAGCATGCTGATCATGTCGTTGAGGTCTTGAGTCATCTGGCCATGCAGCCTCGGTTCCTCAATCTGTTCGACGCGCAGCTTGAGTCGTGAAAGGGGCGTGCGCAGGTCATGGGATACCGCAGCGAGCATGCGCCCGCGCTGCTGCATTTGTTCGCGGATCTTGCGCTGCATCAGATTGAATGTCTGTGCGGCCTGCCGGGCTTCTTTGGGGCCGCTTATTTCCAGTGGCGGGCTGTCGAGGTTTTCACTGAGGCGCTCGGCGGCCTCGCTCAGGCGCTGCACCGGGCGGGCCAGCGCTTTGGCGCCGTACCATGCGGCAATAATCAGCGTGACGAACTGAAAGAACAGCACCACCAGTGGACCACCCGGTGGCGGCCTGTGCCGCTGCCCTCGGTCGTCCTGTGCATGCTGCGCGTCGGGGCGGTCATCGGGGGGTGGGCGCATGCCGTACTGCGTGAACCAGATGAACGCCAGCAAGTGCGCGAGCATGATCGCCAGCAGAGCACCGCCGAACAGTCGGGCGAATAGCGTATCGAGCCTGCGGATCAACCCAGCTCCCTGGCATCGAACAGATAGCCTTCGCCGCGCACGGTCTTGATCAATTGCGGATTCTTCGGGTCGTCACCCAGTTTCTGACGCAAGCGCGAGACCAGCAAATCGATGCTGCGGTCAAAGGCTTCGATCGAGCGGCCTCGGGCAGCATCGAGCAGTTGCTCGCGGCTCAGCACCCGGTGAGGTCTTTCGAGAAAAACGCGCAGCAGCCGGAACTCAGCGTTGGACAACGGCACAACCAGGCCATCGGCCGCTGTCAGTTGACGCAAGACACTGTTCAGGCGCCAGGCATCGAAACGGATGGTGGAGCGCTGATCGCTGCGTTCATCACGTACCCGACGCAGAATGGTCTGGATGCGCGCGACCAGCTCGCGCGGCTCGAACGGTTTGGCCATGTAGTCATCAGCGCCCAGCTCCAGGCCGATGATGCGGTCAGTCGGCTCGCAACGCGCCGTCAGCATCAGGATCGGGATGTCGGATGTGCTGCGCAGCCAGCGGCAAAGCGACAAACCGTCTTCGCCGGGCAGCATCAGGTCCAGCACCACCACGTCGAAGGTTTCTTCGCTCAGTGCCTGGCGCATCTGCGCGCCGTCGGTCACACCGAGGGCATTGATGTTGAAGCGGGTCAGGTAATCACAGAGCAGTTCGCGAATGGCGACATCGTCATCGACGATCAACGCACGAACGTTCCAGCGCTGCTCGGTCGACGTGGCATCCAGGGTGTTGTCGGGAAGTGCTTGCATAGTGCGTCTGTCGCCTGCTTGTGCCGCCATCGCTGGCCGCTGTTGAAGATCAACGCTGCTCCTCATGCTACTTCGCCGGGAGTTGCGGCGGAAGGGTGGCGTGAGCGAGTGTCGGGGGCATTTCAGCAATGTATCCAGGCTGATACAAAGAGCCGTAGAGAGGGTTACTTATACGTCATGGTGAAACTCAGCGCTCCTTTGGCCAGGCCAGGCCGGATCGCACTGTTGGCATGGGTCTGATAGAAGCGGGCGTGAAAGTTCAGCACGGTGCTGCCCGGACTGATTACAGACAGCGGGACCTCGGTCTGCAGCTCCATTGGCGTGATGGCATCTGCTTTGAGGACCTGGATGCCCATGCCCTGGGCAGTAGAGTCGCTGGTCAGACTGAAAACACCGCTATGGGTCGGCCCTACCGGCATTGATCCCTGAACGCCATCGAGCTGGATGTGAGCAGTAGCGATGAAACCTGTGACAGGGTCGGGATCAGTTTCGCAGTTGCTCAAGGCAATACTGAAAGGTACCGCAGTGGTGGTAAAGCCGGGGCCGGTGAAGTCCGCGCTGTCCCATTCCCCGAGTTGCACAGGATCTGCGCTCACGGCGTCGGCACCAACGCTGCATTGAGCCTGGTAGAGGGTGCCTGTCAGGCCAAAACCCATGATCTTGCCCAGCGGGGTAACACTGCCGCTCCACAGTTCGCTGCCATCCAGTAATTGTGGGCCGGAGGGAATAGGCCCGATCTTTACCAGCGTGACTTCATTTCTCAACTGCACAATCCTCATAGGGCTTGGCATTCGCCGATGATCGTGAATGCCAAGGTAAGGCACTGTCGAGTCGCCATCCACAGGGATAAAACAGTTGTTGCATGGGCCACCGGAAGGCGGGGCCAAGGGAATGCCCAGCTTGGTCCGCACGCCGACCCCCGGGATATTGGTCTGCAATATCTTGCCGGTCACATCCTCCCCGTTTATCGGGCCTACCACGCCAGGAAACACGGGGGCTGTTGCAACTGCGCGGAACTCAAGCAGCGCGGTACCGTCATTGCTGCATTGCACCTCCAGGTTGGCTGGATCCGATGTGATCGCTTTGATGTCGATGCTGCCGATCACCGAACCGATTTCTGCTTCCCTGGCTATATAAAGCGCGCCAATATCACGACGAAAGTCTTTCATTCCGGGGCTTGTGTGCCAATAGCATTCGTTGGGCAGATGGTGTTCGGATTCATCGGCCATTGCGATGCTGAAAGGACTGGCGCCCAAGGCCATGAGGCTGCAGGCCAGATAGTAAGAAGCGGTGTTCATGAGCGTTTTCCTGATGGGACGACAGCGTGACTGCACCTTCACTGCTTTCATGGCGTACACGTCAGTTCCTGTACTCGATAACCTTTGGCCAAAGGCATGCTGGCAGGGTCGATGTGCAGGCGGCATTGGGGGGCTGACTGATTGCCCCATTGCACATTGAGGTTTTGCGGTTGCATACCGGTGGACAGCAGAATCTGCCCGCCCTGACCTGCGATGCCCATGAGATTTCCCAGTTCATCGCTGACCTGCGCACCGAACGGCAATGGCTGGCCATCGCTGGCCCGTGCGTTGATGACCAGTCGAGTGACCTCACGCGCAGCAAAGGTGGTTTTGATGACCGCGCCGCGGGCTGGCACTACCTGAGTGCTGCCGTTGTCGATTTCCACTTCGGGGCCAAGTTGATCGGTCTGCAGGGCGATCTGGTTGTAACGATAAGGGCGCAGGTACGGGACAAGCGCGTAGCCCCGGTCGTCTGTCCTGACCCCTATCGCATTGACGACGCCGACGTTCGGCGTATCCGGAACCTGAACCAGTGCGATGGTATCGCCCAGGCTGGGGCCCGGTTCAACGCCATCGGCGTGCAGCAACACGGTACCGTTGGCGTTGACCGACATGCTGCGGTAATGGCTGCCCTGGGTCATGCCCGCGCCGATGCTGCCGAACGGGGCCTGATAGCTCGCGGCGATACCTGCGCTCTGTCGGTTGCCATCGTCGTTACTCAGGCTGGTGCGATAACTGAGGCGATTATCGTCCAGGCTTCCGCTGAGGCTGGCGCGTTGGCTATGGCGATCGCCGCTTTTCTGCACGTCGAAGGTCGCATTGCTTGAGCGCCCGATGCCCAGCGGCATCGACACGCCAAGCCCCACTTGCATGTCATCGCCACTGTCAAGCGCATCGCTTAGCGACTGCGATGCGTAGAAATTGTAGGTAACGCCTGCATACCGGGTGTTGGCGTTGAACTGGAACTGGCTCTGCTCATGGTTGATGCCCCAGTAATCCTGCCGGGACAGCGTCAGGCTGACGCTGCTGCGGTCCCCGAGTGTTTGATGCAGGGATGCTTCAAGGCGACTGCGGCGGCCACCTTTGAACATCGTGTCGTCGCTGCGCTGGCGCAGTGTTTCGTTAAAGTCCCGATACCCTTGGGTGGAGTAGCGATAACCGGCGAAGCGCAGGTGGGTCCGGGTCGGGAATGCCTTTCCGTACCTGAACGCATAACTCATGCCTTGCACGCTTGGCTGGTCAGGCTTGTCGATTTGCGCATCCGAATGCGTCACGTCAAACGCCAGTGCACCCAGCCCCCCCATGTCTCTGGATACCCCCAGGGCTGTGGCGCGGTAAATGTCGCTGGTTATCAGGCCACCGTAGAGCGTCGAGTTCCAGCCGGTGCCCACCGCCAGCGTGCCTTGCCATAACCAGGGTTGTTCGGTTGCGTTGATGCCGTTATGGCGACCCATTGCTGCGCTGTATTGCCAGGTGCCTTCACGCAACAGGTTGCCGAGGGTGGAGTAGGGCTGGGTAAAGCGCCGGATCTGGCCATCGGCTTCGGTCAGCACCACTTCAAGTTCGCCACTGCCAGCGGTAGTCAGGTCATCGATTTCGTAAGGGCCTGCGCTGACGTAGGTTGAATAGATCGGGAAGCCGTTCTGCAGTACTTCCAGCCTGGCTCTGCTTTGCGCCACTCCGCGAATGACCGGCGCGTAGCCTTGCCGCGCATCGGGGAGCATTTCCTCGTCGGTGTTGATCAGCGCGCCCTTGATCGGCAGGCTCGGGAAAACATCGCCGCCCGTGTGTGTTTCGCCAACCGTCAGGTTGGCGTGAGTACCGGGAACATCGCGTTGAGCATAGGCGTAGGCCCTTGTCCATTCACGCCTCCCTTCTTCATCATGGCGCACGCTTTGATTGCTGCGCAGCCGCCATTTGCCGAGGTTGATGCCGCTATTGAGGTACAGGTCTGCGCTGTTGCGTCGGCCCGTTTCAGCGCCGGAAGTCTGCTGCGCCGAGGCCTGATAGCTGAAAAATGCTGCATTGATGCCGTAATCCCAGAGTGCCGGGTCGACCTGGCCGGACGTGTCGCGGCGCATGGCGATCTGCGGGATGGAAATCGACAATTGCAGCCTGCCGCCATCGAAATCGATCTTCGATCCCGGAACCAGTCTGAACAGGTCGATACACGAGGCGTCCAGCAGTCCCGGATCGGCGATGCCTTCAACGCGTAAGCCCATCTGCTCAAGCATTGCTCTGGAAAGGCAGGGCAGCAGCCGCTCGCCTTGCGGGTCGAGTTCGAAGCGCAGTTCCTGCTGGCCGAAGTAACGGCTGTTGATCTGGATTTCTACCCAGTGGTTGCCGGGTGCAAGGTCCTGCACATTGGCCAGCGTATCAAGTGCCTGGACTGCTGCATCGCTTGAATAACCCGGACCCTGGCGCAGGAAACCGGACTGGAACGAGAGGGCGGCCAGCGCCGGACCGGGGTCCAGCATAAGCGCGCCGCTGCCATACACCAGCAGCGAGCGCATGAAACGCAGGCGCACGGGTATGAACCCGGGTTCAGGTAATAGGGGCATGTTCAATGTCCTGGGATGAATCGACGCTGTCTTACGGGATCAGCCGGGCCGGTAGGGTCAAGGGCGTGCTGTAGCCGCCGTAGTCGTTGATCGCGGAAAACACCACTTGCATGCCTGGCGATGCTGGCAGCTCGTCGAGTTCATAGGTATGAGAGGTCATCGGGCCAAGCATCTCGGCCTGGCTGATCTTTTCTGTCTTGCCACCAGCGGTGACTTCCAGGCGAATGAAGGAGACGTGGAAGGGGGTCGGGTTGGTTGCGGTCAGTTGCGTTTTGCCTGAAGTTCGCCCGATCGACCACTGCAGATCCTTCAGGCGCTCAGTGGGATTTTCGGTTAACCCGGCAGGGCGATAAAACAGTTTGAGACGAGTGCGCAGGGCGATATTCAGCACGTTGCTTTGAGTGCTGTCGGCCTGAGGTATCTCCTGAACATTGAAATAGAACAGTGATTCGCGGTCAGCAGGCAGATCATTGGGCAAGCCGTTGATTTGCACCTGTTGCTCCTTGCCGGGATTGAGGCGGAACAGGGTCGGTGATGGCGCGAACGGTACCAGGGTGGTGGCGTCGTCGGCCGACGTGTTGACCCAGGTCTGAACCGCGAACGGCCTGTCGCTTGGGTTTGAAATGATCACCGAGGTGCTGCGTTTGTCGCTGGCAAACACCACACGAGTCGCGTTGACGGTCAAGGCCGCCTGAGCCGCGGGCATGCAGGCGATCAGCATGAACAACGTCATGCAGATGCCGCGTGCAGGCATGGCAGGGGCTAGCTTGCAGATAGTGCCGAACATGAGAATTCACCTTATGCATCCAGACCCCATGAGGGGCCTGGATGCATTGACGATGCTTTTGGTGGTGACGCGCGTGGCGCCACTACACGGCAAGCGGAAGGGGCGTATCAGTTAACGGCAACGACAAACTGTACGTCTGCCGAAGCAGTACCGGCCGTGACAGTGGTTGCGGTCGAGCGGTAGTAGGCGTTGAAAACCATGTCGTTAACGCTATTTGTGATCAGCGGGTACTTCGCAGACGGTGCGCCAGGCGGAACGAGAGTGCCGGTATGGTCCTTGATCACGATGGCAACGCCTTTAGCGCCATCGTTGCCCGGTGTGATCCCGAAGTATTTGCCGGAGCTGTCGCCAACACCGTTGAAGGTGACTCTTGCAACGTCGTGGGTGCCGGTCAGGTTGCAGTTACCCTTGTCATTCAAACGCAACACGAAGGTCTTGCCGCTGTATTCCTGGCCGATTCCGGTAAAGCGGGAGGCGTCGACGCTGCCCATTTTCACTTGATTGCCAATTGCGCCATCGCCAGGGTTGACGACTTCGATGGGGCACGTGCTGCTGGTGATCTTGCCTTCAAAGTTGATAGTGCCGGTATTTGCAAACGCCGAGGGGCCTGCCAGCGCAGCAGCCAGGGCAAGGCCCAGTGCAGAGAACGTTATTTTCACGATAGATACCTGAGAGTGTTTTAAGTTACATTATTTGTATGTAACTATTTATATAGTTTAATTGCTTTGTTTGGGTTAACTGTCATGACGAATCAAGAGTTTAGAGGGTGATCGTCAAAAGGGTATAGGGGTGCAGGGTAAATATGGGTGACGGACTTTGTAGGAGTTTTCACTTGTGGGGGGTTCATGTAAATAAATGGGTTTGAGGAGTTGCAACTCTTTGGAAGTTGTATGTAAATATTTATTGCATGAGCTGTTTTTTTGTCTCGCACCGAAGTAGTTGTTCTCCAGTTTCTGTGTGCTGCATCCTGCGAAGCCGGCATAGAAGCACCCTGCATGGCATTATCGCCAGTCCCGACTTGTGTCGTCGCGGTGGTGCACCTGCCTCCAACACTTCACCGCACCGAAATAACCCCCTGCCTGATTGCCATCACCAGCGCCGCACTCAACGAATGCACATCGAACTTGCGGCGGATATTGCTGGTGTGAAAGTGCACGGTCGCTTCCGAACACTTCTGTATACGTGCTATTTCCCACGCGGTTTTACCCATCGCCGCCCACTCCAGAATCTGTCGTTCCTTGACAGTCAACTGGACAAGAGCGGGCGCGACCGAGCCGAGCGGCGTGGCGCCGCACTGTTCTCCCTTGTTGCGAGGCATGGTGAAGTCCTTCCCTGAAGATCGCCGCCCTACGATACCCGCGAGCGCCTGCGTGCGAACCTGATAGAAATGACAGCGCGGGCAGCTACACCTGCGCCGCGTCTGGCCTTTAGCGCTTTTTTACAGCTTCTTTACGGCCCGCCACGACTCTCGGTCTC from Pseudomonas syringae includes:
- the xopAW gene encoding XopAW family type III secretion system calcium-binding effector → MISGISSSFSGYTSSTSATSGTSSTASKKFQEELLAKLDTDGDGSIGKDELSTALSSGSKEGVTVSLSQAFSDLDSNDDESLDADELAAMTPPPPPPMQSVDDQAEDLLGSLDSDGDGAISSDELTTGLSNAGSTANSSEVFDALDTDEDGTVSLEELIAGMQPQQPPAGMPPAQMSTSGSTDSASLFSTLDSDSNDSISASELSAALKQSDRTVDQGNTSQIATQALNKMIAALSEKYDTQSSTPVGKYLDTAA
- a CDS encoding fimbrial biogenesis chaperone, producing the protein MFGTICKLAPAMPARGICMTLFMLIACMPAAQAALTVNATRVVFASDKRSTSVIISNPSDRPFAVQTWVNTSADDATTLVPFAPSPTLFRLNPGKEQQVQINGLPNDLPADRESLFYFNVQEIPQADSTQSNVLNIALRTRLKLFYRPAGLTENPTERLKDLQWSIGRTSGKTQLTATNPTPFHVSFIRLEVTAGGKTEKISQAEMLGPMTSHTYELDELPASPGMQVVFSAINDYGGYSTPLTLPARLIP
- a CDS encoding DUF4892 domain-containing protein → MRLSSVPVVLLCSAMFSAALCAADVPGSSDLEVLPRLADTEIVDYRPLAELERVYPMGSIRKISGQLRFDGQVNARGNLTSVTYQLPAERTSDDAFTAAREALQQQGAELLFWCQARDCGESSLWANEVFGNAKLYGADDRQAYLLLRLAEPRSDTLVALYSITRGNRRAYLHVEQFESAAPLGELLPTSATLLRQLKSTGRLELPRLGGDPQDVWVTLVSRALNLDSSLRATVSGASAGAWLDALVVRGVRATRLETGVAEGKGLKIEVIR
- a CDS encoding sensor histidine kinase → MIRRLDTLFARLFGGALLAIMLAHLLAFIWFTQYGMRPPPDDRPDAQHAQDDRGQRHRPPPGGPLVVLFFQFVTLIIAAWYGAKALARPVQRLSEAAERLSENLDSPPLEISGPKEARQAAQTFNLMQRKIREQMQQRGRMLAAVSHDLRTPLSRLKLRVEQIEEPRLHGQMTQDLNDMISMLDATLAYLNEHRRNEGLQQFDLQALIESQAENAQDNGDDVQYAGQCKPLKTQPMALRSCLQNLVDNALRYAGSAHIVIEDSPERVRISVVDHGPGIAPEFHETVFEPFYRLESSRNRNSGGIGMGMSIAREAARRIGGDLTLAQTPGGGLTAILDLPRR
- a CDS encoding helix-turn-helix domain-containing protein, whose translation is MPRNKGEQCGATPLGSVAPALVQLTVKERQILEWAAMGKTAWEIARIQKCSEATVHFHTSNIRRKFDVHSLSAALVMAIRQGVISVR
- a CDS encoding fimbrial protein, which produces MKITFSALGLALAAALAGPSAFANTGTINFEGKITSSTCPIEVVNPGDGAIGNQVKMGSVDASRFTGIGQEYSGKTFVLRLNDKGNCNLTGTHDVARVTFNGVGDSSGKYFGITPGNDGAKGVAIVIKDHTGTLVPPGAPSAKYPLITNSVNDMVFNAYYRSTATTVTAGTASADVQFVVAVN
- a CDS encoding fimbrial protein gives rise to the protein MALGASPFSIAMADESEHHLPNECYWHTSPGMKDFRRDIGALYIAREAEIGSVIGSIDIKAITSDPANLEVQCSNDGTALLEFRAVATAPVFPGVVGPINGEDVTGKILQTNIPGVGVRTKLGIPLAPPSGGPCNNCFIPVDGDSTVPYLGIHDHRRMPSPMRIVQLRNEVTLVKIGPIPSGPQLLDGSELWSGSVTPLGKIMGFGLTGTLYQAQCSVGADAVSADPVQLGEWDSADFTGPGFTTTAVPFSIALSNCETDPDPVTGFIATAHIQLDGVQGSMPVGPTHSGVFSLTSDSTAQGMGIQVLKADAITPMELQTEVPLSVISPGSTVLNFHARFYQTHANSAIRPGLAKGALSFTMTYK
- a CDS encoding AI-2E family transporter, whose product is MFNNDRLLVQILLLALFGACLWVMAPFWSALVWGAVLAFASWPLMRLLTRWFKGRESLAALVMCLCWMLLVAAPLVWLGFNLADHVRDATGLIKDIQVDGLPDPPQWLAGIPLVGERLVALWTTIDQQGAAFMATLKPHLGQVGNWLLARSAQIGGGILELTLSIVFAFFFYRDGPRLAAFVLSLLERLIGDRAQYYLDLVAGTVQRVVNGVIGTAAAQAVLALIGFLIAGIPGALVLGILTFLFSLIPMGPPLVWLPATAWLVWQGEYGMAIFLGIWGMFVISGVDNVLKPYLISRGGNLPLVIVLLGVFGGLLAFGFIGLFIGPTLLAVAYSLLTDWVGSERARNR
- a CDS encoding response regulator: MQALPDNTLDATSTEQRWNVRALIVDDDVAIRELLCDYLTRFNINALGVTDGAQMRQALSEETFDVVVLDLMLPGEDGLSLCRWLRSTSDIPILMLTARCEPTDRIIGLELGADDYMAKPFEPRELVARIQTILRRVRDERSDQRSTIRFDAWRLNSVLRQLTAADGLVVPLSNAEFRLLRVFLERPHRVLSREQLLDAARGRSIEAFDRSIDLLVSRLRQKLGDDPKNPQLIKTVRGEGYLFDARELG
- a CDS encoding fimbria/pilus outer membrane usher protein — protein: MPLLPEPGFIPVRLRFMRSLLVYGSGALMLDPGPALAALSFQSGFLRQGPGYSSDAAVQALDTLANVQDLAPGNHWVEIQINSRYFGQQELRFELDPQGERLLPCLSRAMLEQMGLRVEGIADPGLLDASCIDLFRLVPGSKIDFDGGRLQLSISIPQIAMRRDTSGQVDPALWDYGINAAFFSYQASAQQTSGAETGRRNSADLYLNSGINLGKWRLRSNQSVRHDEEGRREWTRAYAYAQRDVPGTHANLTVGETHTGGDVFPSLPIKGALINTDEEMLPDARQGYAPVIRGVAQSRARLEVLQNGFPIYSTYVSAGPYEIDDLTTAGSGELEVVLTEADGQIRRFTQPYSTLGNLLREGTWQYSAAMGRHNGINATEQPWLWQGTLAVGTGWNSTLYGGLITSDIYRATALGVSRDMGGLGALAFDVTHSDAQIDKPDQPSVQGMSYAFRYGKAFPTRTHLRFAGYRYSTQGYRDFNETLRQRSDDTMFKGGRRSRLEASLHQTLGDRSSVSLTLSRQDYWGINHEQSQFQFNANTRYAGVTYNFYASQSLSDALDSGDDMQVGLGVSMPLGIGRSSNATFDVQKSGDRHSQRASLSGSLDDNRLSYRTSLSNDDGNRQSAGIAASYQAPFGSIGAGMTQGSHYRSMSVNANGTVLLHADGVEPGPSLGDTIALVQVPDTPNVGVVNAIGVRTDDRGYALVPYLRPYRYNQIALQTDQLGPEVEIDNGSTQVVPARGAVIKTTFAAREVTRLVINARASDGQPLPFGAQVSDELGNLMGIAGQGGQILLSTGMQPQNLNVQWGNQSAPQCRLHIDPASMPLAKGYRVQELTCTP